The following DNA comes from Ornithinimicrobium avium.
GTCGGCGGGTCGCTGGCGATGGCCGGCGCCGGCTACCAGGGCGTCTTCCGCAACCCGCTGGCAGACCCCTACCTCCTGGGCGTCTCGGCGGGGGCCGGGCTCGGCGCCGTGCTCGCGCTGGGCTTCGGGCTCGACCTGTCCTGGGGGCCGGTGGACGCGCTGCCGGCCGCCGCCTTCCTCGGTGCGCTGGTCGCGGTGACCGCCTCGGTGCTGGTGGCGCGAGGCTCGTTCCGCGACCCCGCCACCCTGCTGCTCGCCGGGGTGGCGATGGCCGCGCTGTTCTCCGCCACCCAGACCTTCGCGATCCAGAAGCTGGACCAGACCCGCTCGCGGGAGGTCCTCTCCTGGCTGTTCGGGCGGCTGGCCACGGACGGCTGGCACCCCGTGGTGCTGCTGCTGCCCTACGTCGCCGTGGCGGGCGTCGTCCTGCTCCTGCACGCGCGGCACCTGGACGTGCTGCGGCTCGGCGACGACGAGGCGCGCTCGCTGGGGCTGCACCCGGCCCGGTCGCGGCTCGTCATCGTCGTGGCCGCCACCCTCCTCACCGCGGCGGCGGTGTCGGTCAGCGGGCTCATCGCCTTCGTCGGCCTGGTGACCCCGCACGTGGTGCGGCTGCTCGTCGGCCACTCCTATCGGGCGCTGATCCCGCTGTCCGCGCTGGTCGGGGCGGCCTTCCTGGCCTTCGTCGACATCGGCGCACGCACCCTGGCCGCGCCCGCCGAGCTGCCCGTCGGGGTCATCACCGCCTTCGTCGGCGCGCCGTTCTTCTGCGTGGTCCTCTGGCGAGGGAGGTACGGCACGTGAGCATCCCCACCCTCACCCCCTCCAGCGCGCTGCGGATCCACGACCTGCGCGTCGCCTACGACGGCACCGAGGTGCTGCGCGGCACCGACCTGGAGCTGCGCACCGGCGAGTGGCTCGGCCTCATCGGGCCCAACGGCTCGGGCAAGTCGACCCTGCTGCGCGCGCTCGTCGGGCTGGTGCGCAGCACCGGGTCGGTCGAGCTGGGCAACGGCGGCCCGCCCGGCCCCACCGACCTCTCCCTCATGCCGCAGTCCCCCGAGCTCCCGCCGGGGATGACCGTCGTCGAGTACGTCCTCCTCGGCCGCACCGCGCACCTGGGCTGGCTGCGCCAGGAGTCGGCCGCCGACCGACGGGTGGCCACCGACGTCCTGCGCCGGCTGGGGCTGGCCTCGTTCGCCGGCCGGCCGGTCCTGCAGCTCTCCGGCGGCGAGGCGCAGCGGGTCGTCATCGCCCGGGCCCTCGCCCAGCAGTCGCCGGTCCTGCTCCTCGACGAGCCCACCAGCGCGCTCGACGTCGGCCACCAGGTCGAGGTGCTCGAGCTCGTCGACGAGCTGCGCCACGAGGACGGGCTGACGGTCGTCGCCGCCATGCACGACCTGGGGATCGCCGCGCGCTACTCCGACCGGCTGGCGCTGCTGGACCGCGGCTCGCTGGCCGCCGTCGGCGCACCCTGCGACGTCCTCCAGGAGGACCTGGTCTCCCGGGTCTACGGCCACCCCGTGCGCGTGCACGAGCTGGACGGCCACCTGGTGGTGGTGCCCGCGCCACGTGCCGCACGTCATACCCCCGGCAGTCCCGTCTCCCTCGCCGACCGACGCCCGACCCCCACCCCCGACCAGGAGGTCTCGTGACCACCGCTGAGCCCGCCCGCGACCACGACGAGCCGCGCACCGAACGGCCCTACGACCGGCGCGCGCTGCGCTCGGCG
Coding sequences within:
- a CDS encoding FecCD family ABC transporter permease, whose protein sequence is MSTTHAPRPADELDRAAERAFRLPVAAVLGAVAVLLLVGMVSVTQGAAGLPVEGVVRSLLDPLPGLHLHQTLTDQQQAVLWQIRMPRTVLAALVGGSLAMAGAGYQGVFRNPLADPYLLGVSAGAGLGAVLALGFGLDLSWGPVDALPAAAFLGALVAVTASVLVARGSFRDPATLLLAGVAMAALFSATQTFAIQKLDQTRSREVLSWLFGRLATDGWHPVVLLLPYVAVAGVVLLLHARHLDVLRLGDDEARSLGLHPARSRLVIVVAATLLTAAAVSVSGLIAFVGLVTPHVVRLLVGHSYRALIPLSALVGAAFLAFVDIGARTLAAPAELPVGVITAFVGAPFFCVVLWRGRYGT
- a CDS encoding ABC transporter ATP-binding protein, with translation MSIPTLTPSSALRIHDLRVAYDGTEVLRGTDLELRTGEWLGLIGPNGSGKSTLLRALVGLVRSTGSVELGNGGPPGPTDLSLMPQSPELPPGMTVVEYVLLGRTAHLGWLRQESAADRRVATDVLRRLGLASFAGRPVLQLSGGEAQRVVIARALAQQSPVLLLDEPTSALDVGHQVEVLELVDELRHEDGLTVVAAMHDLGIAARYSDRLALLDRGSLAAVGAPCDVLQEDLVSRVYGHPVRVHELDGHLVVVPAPRAARHTPGSPVSLADRRPTPTPDQEVS